A genome region from Ptiloglossa arizonensis isolate GNS036 chromosome 4, iyPtiAriz1_principal, whole genome shotgun sequence includes the following:
- the LOC143145981 gene encoding uncharacterized protein LOC143145981, with product MSTPATDPLPSTVSGELTTALLPTVTKIDTWLDNPISVVLAVSIVCILAAITITGNSIILVAFYKYKRLRTASNYLLVSLAVSDFGVGLFMPFGVYLELVGLPEDGVSTLCIIPYCVAIALCSVSVLVTVAIAVDRLTSLAQPLRYKNIITHSNIEKYIALFWIYAIAVGFSPLIYAKAIRGNQQYGESCRFGAAVLPPVRVFLVVAVWAPSALVLLGCYMYVYLVARAHARAIYTVELSFRHQTQTMALPRYGQTLAVTVGAFLILWLPFQTCMLLDIFCGTDILSEWAVVWLGLPIMAHSGVNPWIYAFHHGEMRVAAGKITEKLVALFGVTPSRYGCSPMRRGSNTNLELAAVNNSNDGRRHAVEDCFAAKQNSTLCNSKRCLNASSKHTDISPERNPDHGSSESRQSNIIDEDIHDLTKMLDLQYIIDRNHMIDSNHNIDKFKNLKYLLDPTFNKIRHLRRLNHKRLTSKNFSKASEPKFISYQNLKSDGTLNRKTLQMNTMSDPVLSADSPMVHTKDFNDALGPINTKRRNSNLCSMSDPNIKAATGHSEVSLRLPASGTAIETHRYSVQNLNHNRYEGGLAKHVMLSQQMENQKRFQIYPRPRVKICNTFGRTSPNLNLRFQSSHTSPSTPDSTRSSLLGSQKTSPKHMMITPNQLANLIHLDHANPRTLEPRLDTASRLLQARRNIEILKHSESINTIEPMTHARLLEPYRIMETLTVPTIHSEPPSPIDPLPLASLEEESTKNSETSKPSVNIERSKSPLGNRRSPVRHSDPVIPSVLLNIEDYSEDRRSATEKSSHDDSSSNPPSCGVATTMEPIDLFEALMKNSERFREGRLPEPIFAEHDSTRFSSRRPSDSKWSESSRSQEILSNVSEHQTFPSSYSVNNFQVCNSGSDLNDLTSLDPFMCPGALTSSLRESFFSPPSVPDSDIFTSFEENDESMLTTDSERELSPCNMESTSPKRSTNVAELQSKSTESVCRNRCLSTRSCTILRLEPSLHRSRLRIRPSTDYILRDTSAKRRQRLAPLATPTPTDICTPTFEFVSEIKGDSGVGVRV from the exons ATGTCAACGCCCGCCACGGACCCACTTCCGTCCACCGTTTCCGGGGAATTGACGACCGCTCTTCTGCCGACGGTTACCAAAATCGATACGTGGCTCGACAATCCGATCTCGGTGGTTTTAGCGGTGTCGATAGTCTGCATTTTGGCGGCGATCACCATCACCGGGAACTCAATTATCCTGGTCGCTTTCTATAAGTACAAGAGGCTACGGACTGCATCCAATTACCTGCTGGTCTCTTTAGCCGTTAGCGACTTCGGG GTCGGCTTGTTTATGCCCTTTGGAGTGTACCTGGAGCTTGTCGGGCTACCCGAGGATGGAGTGTCCACGTTGTGCATCATCCCCTACTGCGTTGCAATTGCACTGTGCAGCGTGAGCGTCCTGGTTACCGTGGCGATCGCTGTCGATCGTCTGACCTCGCTTGCGCAACCACTCAGGTACAAGAACATCATCACTCACAGCAACATCGAGAAGTACATCGCCTTGTTCTGGATCTACGCGATCGCGGTCGGTTTCTCCCCGTTGATCTACGCGAAAGCGATCAGGGGGAACCAACAATACGG GGAAAGCTGCAGGTTCGGGGCAGCGGTGCTCCCACCGGTGAGGGTGTTCCTGGTAGTGGCGGTATGGGCTCCCAGCGCCCTTGTGCTTCTCGGGTGCTACATGTACGTGTACCTGGTGGCGCGTGCACACGCACGTGCGATCTATACGGTGGAGCTGTCATTCAGGCATCAAACCCAGACTATGGCTTTGCCGCGTTACGGTCAAACACTGGCAGTCACGGTCGGCGCATTTCTCATACTGTGGCTTCCCTTTCAA ACGTGCATGCTGCTCGATATCTTCTGCGGCACCGACATCCTCTCCGAATGGGCCGTTGTGTGGCTAGGGCTACCCATCATGGCGCACAGTGGCGTGAATCCCTGGATCTACGCTTTCCATCACGGAGAGATGAGAGTCGCCGCGGGAAAGATCACCGAGAAACTGGTAGCACTGTTCGGTGTGACACCGAGTCGATACGGTTGCTCACCGATGAGACGTGGCTCGAACACGAACCTGGAATTGGCTGCGGTGAACAACAGCAACGATGGCCGAAGACACGCAGTGGAGGATTGCTTCGCCGCGAAACAGAACAGCACCCTGTGCAACAGCAAACGATGCCTGAACGCGTCGAGCAAACACACGGACATCTCACCGGAAAGGAACCCCGATCACGGGTCATCCGAGAGCAGGCAGTCCAACATCATCGACGAGGACATCCACGATCTGACGAAGATGCTCGATCTCCAGTACATTATCGACCGAAACCACATGATCGACTCGAATCACAACATAGACAAATTCAAGAACCTGAAGTACCTGCTGGACCCAACGTTCAACAAGATCCGTCACTTGAGACGCCTGAACCACAAACGACTGACCAGCAAGAACTTCTCGAAGGCGTCGGAGCCGAAATTCATCTCGTATCAGAACCTGAAGAGCGACGGTACGTTGAACCGCAAGACCCTGCAGATGAACACAATGTCGGACCCGGTGTTGAGCGCGGACAGCCCCATGGTGCACACCAAGGATTTCAACGACGCGCTAGGCCCGATCAACACCAAACGAAGGAACTCGAATCTCTGCTCCATGTCGGATCCGAACATCAAAGCGGCGACGGGACACTCGGAGGTGAGTCTGAGGCTACCGGCGAGCGGGACCGCGATCGAGACTCACAGGTACTCGGTGCAGAATCTGAATCACAACAGGTACGAGGGCGGTCTGGCCAAACACGTGATGCTCTCCCAGCAAATGGAGAATCAGAAACGATTCCAGATTTACCCCCGTCCCCGGGTGAAGATCTGCAACACCTTCGGTAGAACCAGCCCCAATCTGAACTTGAGATTCCAGAGCAGTCACACGTCACCGTCCACACCGGACAGCACAAGATCGAGCCTGCTGGGCAGCCAGAAAACCTCTCCCAAACACATGATGATCACGCCTAACCAATTGGCGAACTTGATCCACTTGGATCACGCGAACCCGCGTACCCTGGAGCCCAGACTGGACACAGCGTCCAGACTGCTACAGGCCAGAAGGAACATCGAGATACTGAAACATTCCGAGTCGATCAATACCATCGAACCGATGACCCATGCCAGACTGTTGGAACCGTACAGGATCATGGAGACTCTTACTGTCCCGACGATACACTCGGAACCACCCAGTCCCATAGACCCGCTACCTCTGGCGTCCCTGGAGGAAGAGAGCACAAAGAACTCCGAGACATCGAAACCCTCGGTCAATATCGAACGCTCGAAATCCCCGCTGGGCAACAGGCGAAGCCCAGTCAGGCACTCGGATCCCGTGATACCATCCGTCTTGCTGAACATCGAAGATTACAGCGAGGATCGTCGATCCGCGACGGAGAAATCCAGTCACGACGATTCCTCGAGCAATCCACCGTCGTGCGGCGTGGCAACCACCATGGAGCCCATAGATCTGTTCGAGGCACTGATGAAAAATTCGGAGAGATTCAGGGAAGGTAGACTGCCTGAACCGATATTCGCCGAGCACGACTCGACCAGGTTCAGCTCGCGGAGACCGTCGGACTCGAAATGGTCCGAGTCCTCCAGGAGCCAGGAGATCCTCTCGAACGTCTCCGAGCACCAAACCTTCCCCTCGTCGTACTCAGTGAACAACTTCCAGGTGTGCAACAGCGGTAGCGATCTGAACGATCTGACGTCCCTCGATCCCTTCATGTGCCCAGGCGCCTTGACGTCCTCCCTGCGCGAGTCGTTCTTCAGCCCGCCCTCTGTGCCCGACTCGGACATCTTCACGTCCTTCGAGGAGAATGACGAGTCCATGTTGACCACCGATTCCGAGCGGGAGTTGTCACCGTGCAACATGGAGTCGACGAGCCCGAAGAGGTCGACAAACGTTGCCGAGCTCCAAAGCAAGTCCACGGAGTCCGTGTGCCGGAACAGGTGCCTGTCGACCAGATCCTGCACGATCCTACGACTGGAACCGTCCCTGCACCGGAGCAGGCTACGCATCAGACCTAGCACCGACTACATCCTCAGGGACACGTCCGCCAAGAGGAGGCAACGCTTGGCACCCCTCGCCACCCCGACCCCAACGGACATTTGCACTCCCACGTTCGAGTTCGTCTCGGAGATCAAGGGTGACAGCGGTGTTGGCGTTAGGGTATAG